In Cloacibacterium caeni, a single window of DNA contains:
- a CDS encoding DUF3820 family protein → MNPEILKEICEVKMPFGKHAGIVLADLPISYLEWFHRQGMPKGKLGMQLSTIYEIKINGLMDLLTPIRGEVNYEKPKKRVYKF, encoded by the coding sequence ATTAACCCCGAAATACTAAAAGAAATCTGCGAGGTAAAAATGCCTTTCGGAAAACATGCTGGAATCGTTTTAGCAGATTTGCCCATTTCTTACTTAGAATGGTTTCACCGACAAGGAATGCCAAAAGGAAAACTCGGCATGCAGCTTTCTACGATTTATGAAATAAAAATCAATGGTTTAATGGATTTACTGACTCCAATTCGTGGCGAAGTGAATTATGAAAAACCGAAGAAGAGGGTTTATAAGTTTTAA
- a CDS encoding AI-2E family transporter, whose protein sequence is MHPDQISNNKIRQVFMLAVIIILSAIILYNLSDFLPSLLGAITLYIISRSWNFKLVEEKGWKPWVAALVIILICLVIIVIPTYFTIEVLVNKISDAKAYTENITQFFEKIETYIRAKTGFEILSNGNLEKITGFVTQASTAILNTTVNMISIIVGMFFILYFMLTKGRLFERILTSISPLKKANDQKIGEKFTRMVIANAVGIPVVALVQALVSLISYFIFGAPSPLLLFILTFIGSMIPIVGAAIIYVPVGLFMLASGDTFGGLGILAYGFLVVGLVDNVFRFTFLKKLENIHPLNTVFGIILGLKIFGFFGLIFGPILVSITILLMQIYGDEFSEETEDSPNDIVLPESETPLQPKIDIDI, encoded by the coding sequence ATGCACCCAGACCAAATCAGCAATAACAAAATCCGTCAAGTTTTTATGTTGGCGGTTATTATCATTCTTTCAGCGATAATATTATACAATCTTAGTGATTTTTTGCCTTCCTTATTGGGAGCCATCACGTTGTACATTATTTCTAGAAGTTGGAATTTTAAACTCGTAGAAGAAAAAGGTTGGAAACCTTGGGTTGCTGCATTGGTCATTATCTTAATTTGTCTGGTCATCATTGTGATTCCCACGTATTTCACCATTGAAGTTTTAGTGAATAAAATAAGTGATGCAAAAGCTTATACAGAGAATATTACTCAATTTTTTGAAAAAATAGAAACTTATATTCGTGCCAAAACAGGGTTTGAAATTTTAAGTAACGGAAACTTAGAAAAAATCACAGGATTTGTTACGCAAGCTTCCACTGCTATTCTGAATACTACGGTTAACATGATTAGTATAATTGTAGGAATGTTTTTCATCTTGTACTTTATGCTTACTAAAGGAAGATTATTCGAAAGAATTCTTACTTCAATTTCTCCGTTAAAGAAAGCTAATGACCAAAAAATTGGCGAAAAATTCACAAGAATGGTAATTGCCAATGCAGTAGGAATTCCAGTTGTAGCACTTGTTCAAGCATTAGTTTCCTTAATTAGTTATTTTATTTTTGGCGCTCCAAGTCCTTTATTATTATTTATCCTTACTTTCATTGGCAGTATGATTCCGATTGTGGGAGCTGCTATTATTTATGTGCCAGTTGGTTTATTTATGCTTGCAAGTGGTGACACTTTTGGTGGACTCGGCATTCTGGCTTATGGATTTTTAGTAGTGGGATTGGTAGACAATGTTTTCAGATTTACTTTTTTAAAAAAATTAGAAAACATCCATCCATTAAATACCGTTTTTGGAATTATTCTAGGGCTAAAGATTTTCGGTTTTTTTGGTTTAATATTTGGGCCGATTTTAGTTTCTATCACTATTTTGCTGATGCAAATTTATGGAGACGAATTTTCTGAAGAAACAGAAGATTCTCCGAACGACATTGTTCTTCCCGAAAGTGAAACTCCACTTCAACCAAAAATTGACATTGATATTTAA